Proteins encoded in a region of the Quercus lobata isolate SW786 chromosome 8, ValleyOak3.0 Primary Assembly, whole genome shotgun sequence genome:
- the LOC115956742 gene encoding cysteine-rich receptor-like protein kinase 10, with translation MVQFHIVPKVFQLHMLFVFLALLWDLAYADPPYPNCSNNGNYTVTSSFQNNLNNILHSLSSNASISKFYNTSTGNGTDRVYGLYMCLDYITNESCHDCITTASHDMLKLCPSTTEAVVWEEYCQLRYSNKSFFGILDVTGNIPLDNKKNNSQPEEFKSIVNVTLNTLAYQAAFNLSANMYDTGEAAFQEKTIYALVQCTRDLSANDCNLCLQSATADILRIYYYSVGARLLSRSCFLRYELYSFYGGTPNSPGSSQVGGGQMKLWMIVVVTVVSACLVMVLLGSYVYYRMTNKNGKKKILEHGIIQNIGSSSNSDIHHLHFQGRYESKSQEFPYFNLASLQAATNNFGDSNKLGQGGFGPVYKGILSDGKEVAIKRLSCYSEQGSEEFTNEVLLIMKLQHKNLVRLLGFCIDGEEKLLVYEFMPNSSLDVILFDPRNRAKLNWSIRLNIITGIARGILYLHEDSRLRIIHRDLKASNVLLDYEMNPKISDFGMARIFAENEGATNTTTIVGTYGYMAPEYAMGGIYSIKSDVFSFGVLLLEIISGKGNAGFHQSKRASSLLAYAWKLWNEGKALELMDPLLIDSFNRDEFLRYVQIGLLCVQEDASDRPTMSGVVLMLKSETVSLSPPERPAFSMGRFTDNNDTDPDCLSVSGLSISSIRPR, from the exons ATGGTTCAATTCCATATTGTTCCAAAAGTCTTTCAATTGCATATGCTCTTTGTCTTCCTTGCCCTCCTATGGGATCTGGCCTATGCTGACCCTCCATATCCCAATTGTTCAAACAACGGTAACTATACAGTTACTAGTTCATTTCAGAATAATCTTAACAATATCCTCCATTCTTTATCCTCGAATGCTTCCATTTCCAAATTCTACAATACATCCACTGGCAATGGCACAGATAGAGTTTATGGTCTCTACATGTGCCTCGACTATATTACAAACGAAAGCTGCCACGACTGCATAACTACGGCTTCACACGATATGTTGAAGCTTTGTCCAAGCACAACAGAAGCAGTGGTCTGGGAGGAGTATTGTCAATTGCGCTACTCCAACAAAAGTTTCTTTGGCATATTAGATGTCACAGGAAATATTCCCTTAGATAACAAGAAGAATAATTCACAACCAGAAGAGTTCAAATCTATTGTGAACGTGACATTGAATACGCTTGCTTATCAGGCAGCTTTCAATCTTTCAGCTAACATGTATGATACTGGAGAAGCAGCCTTTCAAGAGAAAACAATTTATGCTTTAGTACAGTGCACTAGAGACCTGTCTGCCAATGACTGTAATTTATGCCTTCAGAGTGCTACAGCAGATATTTTGAGGATCTACTATTACTCCGTTGGTGCAAGACTTCTCAGTCGTAGTTGCTTCTTGAGATATGAATTGTATTCCTTTTATGGAGGAACACCTAACTCTCCTGGTTCTTCACAAGTGGGAG GTGGTCAAATGAAATTGTGGATGATTGTAGTTGTTACTGTTGTATCAGCATGCTTGGTGATGGTCCTTCTGGGTTCCTATGTTTACTATCGTATGACGAATAAAAATG gcaagaagaaaattttagaacATGGAATAATTCAAAACATTGGTAGTTCCAGTAACTCAGACATCCATCACCTGCATTTTCAAGGAAGATATGAATCGAAATCTCAGGAGTTCCCCTATTTTAATTTGGCATCTCTGCAAGCAGCTACCAACAACTTTGGTGATTCAAATAAGCTTGGGCAAGGTGGCTTTGGTCCTGTTTACAAG GGCATACTAAGCGATGGAAAGGAAGTAGCAATTAAGAGGCTCTCATGCTACTCTGAGCAGGGTTCAGAGGAATTCACAAATGAAGTTCTACTAATAATGAAACTTCAACACAAAAATCTTGTCAGGCTTCTGGGGTTTTGCATAGATGGAGAGGAAAAGCTACTTGTCTATGAATTCATGCCCAACAGTAGCCTAGATGTCATTCTCTTTG ATCCAAGGAATCGTGCAAAACTCAATTGGAGCATACGTCTTAATATAATAACTGGAATTGCACGTGGAATTCTTTATCTTCATGAGGATTCTCGACTTAGAATTATTCATAGGGACTTAAAAGCTAGCAATGTGTTGTTGGACTATGAAATGAACCCTAAGATCTCAGACTTTGGAATGGCAAGGATCTTTGCAGAAAATGAAGGTGCAACTAATACTACTACAATAGTGGGGACATA TGGATACATGGCTCCAGAATATGCTATGGGAGGAATATATTCTATTAAGTCTGATGTGTTTAGTTTTGGAGTACTCTTGCTTGAGATCATATCTGGGAAGGGAAATGCTGGCTTCCATCAATCAAAACGTGCTTCTAGCCTTCTAGCATAT GCATGGAAACTATGGAATGAAGGAAAGGCATTGGAGCTAATGGATCCTTTATTGATTGACTCGTTCAATAGAGATGAATTTCTAAGATACGTACAAATTGGACTTTTGTGTGTTCAAGAAGATGCATCTGATAGGCCAACAATGTCAGGTGTGGTTTTAATGTTGAAAAGTGAAACTGTGAGTCTTAGCCCACCTGAACGACCTGCCTTTTCGATGGGTAGATTCACTGATAACAACGATACTGATCCTGATTGTCTCTCTGTTTCCGGCTTATCAATTTCCAGTATTAGGCCACGGTGA